A single window of Crassostrea angulata isolate pt1a10 chromosome 8, ASM2561291v2, whole genome shotgun sequence DNA harbors:
- the LOC128158245 gene encoding uncharacterized protein LOC128158245, with protein sequence MRETYFHIGLKMNFKTVCFFFTYLTSVCSQFLYETNYQQHNILNRRSRDVVFLSVLDKTENLLKETMYKMQRNEQRAVAYEVLLKMYSTGQFLNDRTIDEICTRYPDLIIRSPEDCHRYYNCSGEDPAFTGMYNNWPSQYKYECHYPLMFSDETLQCEHYTKTNCGTRYSPTWECRYYRLQCKSSRCYPCELEYPKCEDKEDGLWPQPEKRFSPYYMICKDNRTIETGRCPSDKVWGPTAFPYKGQCVGIFAVPKEYNPYGLLPSCNGETNGNYQYKERCDAYYKCDNGIAFAVKCPNGTLFDSANKTCAVGGVCIY encoded by the exons ATGAGGGAGACATACTTTCATATCggtttgaaaatgaattttaaaactgtctgcttcttttttacatatttgacGAGCGTCTGTTCTCAGTTTTTGTATGAAACTAATTACCAGCAGCACAACATTTTGAATAGAAGAAGCAGGGACGTTGTATTTCTCTCGGTACTtgataaaacagaaaatcttttaaaagagACAATGTATAAAATGCAAAGGAATGAACAGCGTGCAGTTGCTTACGAGGTCTTGCTAAAGATGTATAGCACAGGACAATTTCTAAATg ATAGGACAATAGATGAAATATGTACTCGATACCCAGACTTGATAATCAGAAGTCCAGAGGATTGTCACAGATATTACAACTGTTCTGGAGAGGATCCTGCATTTACCGGCATGTACAATAATTGGCCCTCTCAGTATAAATACGAGTGTCATTATCCTTTGATGTTTTCTGACGAAACTCTTCAGTGTGAACATTATACTAAAACAAATTGCGGAACTAGATATTCACCAACATGGGAAT gTCGATACTATAGGCTACAATGTAAAAGCTCGCGTTGCTATCCCTGTGAATTAGAGTATCCAAAATGCGAGGACAAAGAAGACGGTTTATGGCCACAACCTGAAAAAAGATTTTCCCCATATTATATGATTTGTAAGGACAACAGAACTATAGAAACAGGACGATGTCCATCCGACAAAGTATGGGGGCCAACAGCCTTTCCTTATAAAGGACAATGTGTAGGTATTTTTGCTGTCCCAAAAGAGTATAATCCATACGGTTTACTTCCATCATGCAACGGAGAAACGAACGGAAATTACCAATATAAAGAGCGATGCGATGCATATTATAAATGCGACAATGGAATAGCTTTCGCAGTGAAATGTCCTAATGGCACCTTGTTTGATTCTGCCAATAAAACATGTGCAGTTGGAGGAGTATGCATCTATTGA